Proteins from one Flammeovirgaceae bacterium genomic window:
- a CDS encoding GxxExxY protein produces the protein MNQNKKYEELTYTIIGCAMEVHKILGNGFQEVIYQRAMAIELDNQNIVFGREIEMPIYYKDAGIGSRRADFLIDHKILVELKAIIELEDVHLAQALNYLEAFNLEIGLLLNFGSKSLQYKRLLNKKYDSKEQSG, from the coding sequence TTGAATCAAAATAAAAAATACGAAGAACTGACTTACACAATCATAGGCTGCGCTATGGAAGTGCACAAAATTCTTGGCAACGGATTTCAGGAGGTTATTTATCAACGCGCCATGGCTATCGAACTTGATAATCAGAACATTGTATTTGGGCGTGAAATTGAAATGCCCATTTATTACAAAGATGCGGGTATTGGTTCGCGAAGGGCCGACTTCCTGATCGACCATAAGATTCTGGTTGAGCTAAAGGCCATTATTGAACTTGAGGATGTTCATTTAGCTCAGGCGCTAAACTATTTAGAGGCCTTTAATCTGGAAATAGGTCTACTGCTAAATTTCGGATCTAAAAGCCTTCAGTACAAAAGGTTATTAAACAAAAAATACGATTCTAAAGAACAATCCGGGTAA
- the cas1b gene encoding type I-B CRISPR-associated endonuclease Cas1 codes for MKKAYYLFNPGRLSRQDNTLKFVAVDENGHEQPARYIPIETVSDLYVFGSLDANSALYNFMGKQQVNVHFFDFYEHYTGSFHPKEYLLAGKMLVGQVAHYQHKQRRMAIARKLIEGASFNMLKNLRYYNKRDKDVEAQIEMIEDHCQQIAQAAAPDELMGVEGNIRQAYYQAFDAILNDFEMGTRTRQPPLNEVNTLISFGNMMCYTLCLGQLYHTQLNPTISYLHEPGTRRYSLALDLAEVFKPILVDRTIFRVLNKREVRASDFSVEVNRCVLNDSGKKAFVRAWEERLNETIRHRVLKKHVSYKHLVKLECYKLSKHILDMEEYKPFKIWW; via the coding sequence ATGAAAAAGGCCTATTATCTCTTCAATCCGGGCCGCCTGAGCCGCCAGGACAACACCCTTAAGTTTGTGGCGGTGGACGAAAATGGCCACGAGCAGCCCGCCCGGTACATTCCCATTGAAACCGTTTCCGACCTGTACGTGTTTGGTAGCCTGGATGCCAACAGTGCCCTGTACAATTTCATGGGAAAGCAGCAGGTAAATGTGCATTTCTTTGATTTCTACGAGCACTATACCGGCTCCTTCCATCCCAAGGAGTATTTGCTGGCGGGAAAAATGCTGGTCGGGCAGGTGGCCCACTACCAGCACAAGCAAAGGAGGATGGCCATCGCCCGCAAGCTGATCGAGGGGGCTTCCTTTAACATGTTGAAGAACCTGCGCTATTACAACAAGCGCGACAAAGATGTGGAGGCCCAAATAGAAATGATCGAAGACCATTGCCAACAGATTGCCCAGGCCGCGGCACCGGACGAGCTGATGGGGGTGGAGGGCAACATACGCCAGGCATACTACCAGGCATTTGATGCCATCCTCAACGACTTTGAAATGGGCACGCGCACCCGGCAGCCCCCGCTCAACGAAGTGAACACCCTCATCTCTTTTGGGAACATGATGTGCTATACGTTGTGCCTGGGCCAGCTTTACCACACCCAGCTGAACCCCACCATAAGTTATTTGCACGAGCCGGGTACCCGCAGGTATTCACTGGCACTTGATTTGGCCGAAGTCTTTAAGCCTATCCTGGTGGACCGTACCATTTTCAGGGTATTGAACAAGCGCGAGGTGCGGGCATCGGATTTTTCCGTGGAGGTAAACCGGTGCGTGTTGAATGACAGCGGGAAAAAGGCATTTGTACGGGCATGGGAAGAAAGGCTGAACGAGACCATCCGGCACCGTGTGCTGAAGAAGCACGTGAGCTACAAACACCTGGTGAAGCTTGAATGCTATAAGTTGAGCAAGCACATCCTGGACATGGAGGAATACAAGCCTTTTAAAATCTGGTGGTAA
- the cas4 gene encoding CRISPR-associated protein Cas4 yields MQVTGTHIAYFHLCHRKLWLFANGINMEHTSEVVAEGKLIGETTYIDRAQKFTEIEIDGVKIDFYDAKNKVVHEVKKSSSVEQAHIAQVQYYLYKLQQKGVYNASGLIEYPKLKQREEVQPLTKSDVTNIEAWEREISSIIGSSACPQAIRARICKKCSYYDFCYSSEPGL; encoded by the coding sequence ATGCAAGTTACGGGCACCCATATCGCCTATTTTCACCTCTGTCACCGCAAGCTCTGGCTATTTGCCAATGGCATTAACATGGAGCACACCTCCGAAGTGGTGGCTGAGGGCAAACTCATCGGTGAAACCACCTATATAGACCGTGCGCAAAAATTCACAGAAATAGAAATCGATGGCGTGAAAATTGATTTCTATGATGCTAAAAACAAAGTAGTACACGAGGTGAAAAAATCATCAAGTGTAGAGCAGGCGCATATTGCGCAAGTACAATACTATCTATACAAACTCCAACAAAAGGGAGTATACAATGCATCGGGGTTAATTGAATACCCTAAATTAAAACAACGCGAAGAAGTACAACCATTAACCAAAAGTGATGTAACTAACATTGAAGCGTGGGAAAGAGAGATTAGCTCCATCATTGGGTCAAGTGCCTGTCCGCAGGCAATCCGCGCCAGGATTTGCAAAAAGTGCAGCTATTATGATTTCTGTTATTCGTCAGAACCGGGATTATAA
- the cas2 gene encoding CRISPR-associated endonuclease Cas2, which produces MYVILVYDIGQKRVAKMLKLCRKYLHWIQNSVFEGEITAVKLRELVGLAKGIMKGNDSLIIFKGRDQRWLEKEVHGHEKSEIDTIL; this is translated from the coding sequence ATGTACGTGATACTGGTGTATGATATTGGCCAGAAGCGGGTGGCCAAAATGCTGAAGCTCTGCAGGAAATATTTGCATTGGATACAGAACTCGGTATTTGAGGGGGAGATAACGGCCGTAAAATTGAGGGAACTGGTAGGGCTGGCCAAAGGGATAATGAAGGGGAACGACAGCCTGATTATATTTAAGGGCAGGGACCAGCGGTGGTTGGAGAAGGAAGTTCACGGGCACGAGAAAAGCGAAATTGATACCATCCTTTGA